A single genomic interval of Synergistaceae bacterium harbors:
- the trpC gene encoding indole-3-glycerol phosphate synthase TrpC produces MSILDTLAEHARERVRLSKQKLPLEVLREHAEALPKDGFTFEDALRREGLSFICECKKASPSKGLIAEDFPYLQIAREYEDAGADAISVLTEPDYFLGRNEYLQEIAEAVKIPCLRKDFTVDEYMIYEAKTLGASAVLLIVSLLDDETLKRYITICDALQMSALVEAHDESEVHSALNAGARIIGVNNRNLKDFTVDTGNASRLRRLIPRDVVFVSESGVKDAEDIARVRGAGADAVLIGEALMRAPDKRAKLAELRGTL; encoded by the coding sequence ATGAGTATCCTCGACACGCTCGCCGAACACGCCCGTGAACGCGTGAGGCTCTCTAAGCAGAAATTACCCCTTGAGGTTCTGCGTGAACATGCGGAGGCACTCCCGAAAGATGGTTTCACGTTCGAGGATGCGTTACGGAGAGAAGGGCTGTCGTTCATCTGCGAGTGCAAGAAGGCTTCACCGTCAAAAGGACTCATCGCGGAAGATTTCCCCTATCTTCAGATTGCCCGCGAATACGAGGACGCAGGGGCTGATGCAATCTCCGTTCTGACTGAGCCGGATTACTTTCTTGGCCGGAACGAGTACCTTCAGGAGATAGCGGAGGCTGTGAAGATTCCGTGCCTGCGCAAAGATTTCACGGTTGACGAGTACATGATTTACGAGGCAAAGACTCTCGGGGCTTCTGCTGTCCTGCTGATTGTCTCTCTGCTCGATGATGAGACATTGAAACGTTACATCACAATCTGCGACGCGCTGCAGATGTCCGCACTCGTTGAGGCACACGATGAAAGCGAGGTACATTCAGCCCTGAACGCAGGAGCGCGCATTATCGGTGTGAACAACCGAAACCTTAAGGATTTCACCGTAGACACAGGCAACGCTTCAAGGTTGAGGAGGCTGATTCCCCGTGATGTAGTCTTTGTGTCGGAAAGCGGCGTAAAGGACGCAGAGGACATTGCACGTGTACGCGGGGCTGGAGCTGACGCTGTGCTTATCGGAGAAGCGTTGATGCGTGCACCAGACAAGCGCGCGAAACTTGCGGAGCTCAGAGGGACATTATGA
- a CDS encoding phosphoribosylanthranilate isomerase, with protein MTRIKLCGLTREEDVHAANELMPDYIGFVFWENSRRYVSPSRAEALRRILAGGIKAVGVFVDAEPEYIASLSGIIDIVQLHGQETDEYIARLRALTPLPIIKAFKFSEVRDTAADYVMIDTGKGTGRAFDWSAVNITRPYFLAGGLNPENVRTAIRTLHPFAVDVSSGIETDGVKDSAKMSAFVGAVRQEDGQ; from the coding sequence ATGACGCGTATAAAGCTGTGCGGTCTCACGCGCGAAGAGGACGTACACGCGGCAAATGAGCTTATGCCCGACTATATAGGCTTCGTCTTCTGGGAGAACAGCAGGCGTTACGTTTCGCCTTCACGAGCGGAAGCCTTGAGGAGGATTCTTGCCGGAGGGATTAAGGCTGTCGGTGTGTTCGTTGACGCAGAGCCGGAATACATCGCCAGCCTCTCGGGCATAATCGACATCGTACAGCTTCACGGCCAAGAGACCGACGAATACATTGCGCGTCTTCGAGCTCTAACACCTCTTCCAATCATCAAGGCCTTCAAGTTCAGCGAGGTACGGGACACAGCGGCGGATTACGTTATGATAGACACCGGCAAAGGAACAGGCAGAGCCTTCGACTGGTCTGCGGTGAACATAACGCGCCCGTACTTTCTCGCCGGAGGCCTCAACCCCGAGAACGTCAGGACAGCAATACGTACGCTTCACCCTTTCGCGGTTGATGTTAGCTCGGGCATCGAGACGGACGGCGTGAAGGACAGCGCAAAGATGAGTGCATTTGTCGGAGCAGTGAGACAGGAGGACGGACAATGA
- the trpB gene encoding tryptophan synthase subunit beta — protein sequence MTNNAGRFGIHGGQYIPETLMNAVIELERAYNRFKNDEEFTRELADLFSDYAGRPSRLYYAKRMTEDLGGAKIYLKREDLNHTGAHKINNVLGQALLAKKMGKTRLIAETGAGQHGVATATAAALMGMQCVVFMGIEDTERQALNVYKMRLLGAEVVPVKTGTGTLKDAVSEAFREWTSRIDDTHYCLGSVMGPHPFPTIVRDFQAVISREIRAQILAREGKLPDAVIACVGGGSNAMGSFWHFIGDKSVRLIGCEAAGRGVDTFETAATIASGRLGIFHGMKSYFCQDENGQIAPVYSISAGLDYPGIGPEHAHLHDTGRAEYVPVTDEEAVNAFEYLSRTEGIIPAIESAHAVSHAMKIAPSMSRDSIIVITISGRGDKDCAAIARYRGQNIND from the coding sequence ATGACGAACAATGCGGGACGTTTCGGCATTCACGGGGGGCAGTACATCCCGGAAACATTAATGAATGCCGTGATAGAACTTGAACGCGCCTACAACCGCTTCAAGAACGACGAGGAATTTACGCGCGAGCTTGCAGATCTTTTCAGCGACTACGCAGGACGGCCTTCGAGGCTGTATTACGCAAAACGCATGACTGAGGACTTGGGCGGAGCGAAAATCTACCTTAAGCGCGAAGACCTCAACCACACAGGCGCGCACAAAATCAATAACGTTTTGGGTCAGGCACTCTTGGCCAAGAAGATGGGCAAGACTAGACTTATTGCCGAGACGGGAGCTGGCCAGCACGGAGTCGCTACAGCAACAGCCGCCGCGCTGATGGGTATGCAGTGCGTTGTGTTCATGGGAATTGAGGACACAGAACGGCAGGCACTCAACGTCTACAAGATGCGCCTTCTTGGTGCTGAGGTTGTCCCAGTTAAGACGGGAACAGGTACTCTCAAGGATGCAGTCTCCGAAGCGTTCAGGGAGTGGACATCGAGGATTGACGACACTCATTACTGCTTGGGCTCGGTTATGGGCCCACATCCTTTCCCGACGATCGTAAGAGATTTTCAGGCCGTAATCTCCCGCGAGATACGCGCACAGATTCTTGCACGTGAAGGGAAGTTGCCTGATGCGGTAATCGCCTGCGTAGGCGGAGGCTCTAACGCTATGGGAAGCTTCTGGCACTTCATAGGTGATAAATCTGTTCGGCTAATCGGCTGTGAGGCGGCAGGAAGAGGAGTTGACACCTTCGAGACTGCGGCAACAATTGCGAGTGGACGGCTCGGAATCTTTCACGGCATGAAGAGCTATTTCTGTCAGGACGAGAACGGGCAGATTGCGCCGGTGTACTCAATCTCTGCGGGGCTGGACTATCCCGGCATAGGGCCAGAACACGCCCACCTTCACGACACGGGACGCGCTGAGTACGTGCCTGTTACGGATGAAGAGGCAGTAAACGCGTTCGAGTACCTTTCGCGCACAGAAGGAATAATTCCCGCGATTGAGTCGGCTCACGCGGTATCACACGCAATGAAGATTGCCCCGTCAATGAGCCGGGACAGCATCATAGTAATAACTATCTCGGGCAGGGGCGACAAGGACTGCGCGGCAATCGCACGATACAGGGGGCAGAACATCAATGACTAG
- a CDS encoding tryptophan synthase subunit alpha, whose protein sequence is MTSIREAFTHGKAFIPFITCGDPDTETTLAVVREAVKRGADIVELGIPFSDPTAEGPVIQGANLRALKGGITTDKVFAMVKELRKDVDVPLVFMTYANVVFSYGTDKFLGRCEEVGINGLILPDVPFEEKEEFAPVCRSHNVALISMVAPTSEDRIAMIAREAEGFLYVVSSLGVTGTRTEITTDLASIVGAVRRNSDVPCAIGFGISTPEQARRMSEIADGVIVGSAIIKLLAKYGKDAPSFVGEYVHSMKEAIR, encoded by the coding sequence ATGACTAGCATTCGTGAAGCATTCACACACGGAAAAGCGTTTATCCCGTTCATCACCTGCGGAGACCCCGACACGGAAACAACGCTTGCTGTTGTGCGTGAGGCAGTGAAAAGGGGCGCGGACATCGTGGAGCTAGGTATACCATTCTCTGACCCGACGGCAGAAGGCCCGGTGATTCAGGGTGCGAACCTCCGTGCGCTGAAGGGCGGAATAACTACGGACAAAGTTTTTGCGATGGTCAAGGAACTGCGCAAAGATGTTGATGTGCCGCTGGTGTTCATGACTTATGCAAACGTTGTGTTCTCGTACGGCACAGATAAATTTCTTGGCCGGTGCGAGGAAGTAGGAATTAACGGGCTGATACTGCCTGATGTTCCGTTCGAGGAGAAGGAGGAGTTTGCTCCCGTCTGCCGTTCGCACAACGTCGCGCTGATCTCGATGGTTGCTCCTACGTCAGAGGACAGAATAGCCATGATTGCGCGCGAGGCTGAAGGATTCCTGTACGTTGTCTCAAGTCTTGGGGTTACGGGAACGCGCACCGAGATAACTACTGACCTCGCATCGATAGTCGGAGCAGTTAGGAGGAACTCAGACGTTCCGTGCGCAATCGGCTTCGGCATCTCAACACCAGAACAGGCACGCAGAATGTCAGAGATTGCTGACGGCGTGATAGTCGGCTCTGCAATCATCAAGCTCTTGGCCAAGTACGGGAAAGATGCTCCGTCCTTTGTCGGAGAATACGTGCATTCAATGAAGGAAGCCATACGGTGA